The sequence CCAGTTTCAATGACCTGAACATAGCGATCAAACAAGCCCGTTTCTATAACGTGCGGAAAGTAGCCAAGCATCGTACGGCCAATCACTTCTTCATCCGTTCGGCCGGGATTCTGGCGGTTCGCTTCATTCTGGGCGACATAACGAAAATCTACGATTTTGCCTGTTGTTTCATCCCGTACGGCACTGAAGGCGATGATTGCATTTGATGATCCATCCAATACCGACCGCAACAGGTCGGCCTGTCGCTGATTTGCCAACTCAGCACGTTTGAGCGCCGTAACATCTATAAACGTGGCAATGACACCATCGCCAAACGGTCGGATACGGATATTATACCAGCCATTATACTCACCTACAGGCAGATTAACTCCATTTATTCGGGCCGGTTCATTCGTTTCTGCCACGCGGATATGCCAGTCCAGAACACCGTTTATTCGGGCTCCCGGCCAGGCCAGACTATATAATTCACCGATCAGGCTTTCTTTTGACCGCTGCGTAATCCGCTCAGCATCAGCATTAAGATGAGTAAATCGAAAGTCGATAATCTTGTTAGCCTCATCCCGAACGGACTGCATGACCGCTATTCCCGTCTGTGTATTGTCTAAAATTGCCTGTAGAAGCGTCGTCTCATGCTTCTGGGCTAACTCCGCTTTTTTGCGATCATTAATATCAGTCCAGGAAGCCAGCACACAGTCCTCAAAGCGAGCCAGTGATTGAGCTACCCAGCTATCAGCAGCAGCAAAATGATGCTCGATGTGCATAGGCAAGCCCGATTCAACTACTTGCTTATAGTTATCAAAAATCACCCCACAATTTCCATCTGGATCGAGAGCAAGCATTGAATAAGTTAACAATTGTTCCTGCGTGAATCCGCTCAGAGCAGCGGCTCGTTCATTACAGCGGAGTACGCGAAAATCGCTTATTTGATCATTCTCATTCCGAATAGCCTGACAAAGTAAAATACCATTGAGCGAATTCTGAAAGACGCTCTCCAGTAACGGATTGGGCGGATGAAGGTGTAAATCATGAGTCATTTTTAAAGAAGGTAAAGCGTAGGTACGGAATTATGTTTTTACAGATAAACACCTGCAAAGGCAGCAAACTATCAATTAATTGCTTGTTTGGCAAGTCGTTGACCACAGATTTATGTTTTTTCAGATTAGTAGACAAATTCAAACGAATACCGGTCAGCCGGTAAAGTCCCGTCAATATAAAACTAGCCCGGTATTCAACACGATCATGCTTTTTTGACTACGAGTTTTGCTAACGTTGCCCGGGTATAGGGATGAATCTTTGTATAGAATTTGTGCGCTTTTTGGCTAGCCTTATTTGAGCAAAAACCGTGTTATTTTATCACTACCTAATCGTATTGGCAGATTTTGGAAAGACTGGCTGCTTTTATTCAGGGGCTTTGGTGACTAACTAAAACCCGACAAATGGAAACGGCCTAAAAGCTCCAGACTCGCTTTTAGGCCGATAAAATTCATTCCTGACACCGTTTATTGTAATCAACGGATTCTTGTACTGCTCTCAGGCTTGCACAAGTTTATGCTATATATTAAAGGTCGTCCAGAGTAGTCAGCACTAGTTTACCGATAGCTTCCGTCCCTAGAATTTTATCAGAAGAAGTCTGACTATCAGCAATGTCTCGAGTTCGATAACCGGCTTTTAATAGATTATCTACGGCCTTAATCACCATTTCCGATTCTTCTTTCATGCCAAACGATATATCCAGCAGCAATGCGGCAGACAGTATGGATGCAATCGGATTGGCGACACCTTTACCCGTAATATCATGTGCCGATCCATGAATAGGTTCGTACACGCCTGTGCCATCACCAATGGATGCAGAAGCCAGCATCCCCATAGAACCCGCAATTTGCGATGCTTCATCAGTCAGTATATCGCCAAATAAATTGGCCGTAACAATCACATCAAACCGACGGGGGTCTTTAATCAGCAGCATAGCCGTTGCATCGGCGTACTGATGTTCGACTTCTATGTCCGGATAGTCTAACGACATTTTCTGGACGACTTCTCGCCATAAACGCCCGGTTTCCATAACGTTGGCTTTATCGGCAGAACAGAGCTTTTTTCGGCGGGTACGGGCAGCTTCAAACGCTTTGCGGGCAATACGTTCTACTTCGTATCGGCTGTATTCGGCCATATCGTATGCGGTGTTCCCGTTATTTTTTCGTCCTTTTTCACCAAAATACACATCCCCGGTAAGTTCTCTGAAAAATAAAATATCGGCGCCTTTCAGCACTTCAGGTTTAATGCTGGATGCACCTAATAGCTCGTCAAATAGTTTTATGGGCCGCAAATTTGCATAGAGTCCCAGCTCTTTCCGCATTCTGAATAAACCTTGTTCAGGGCGCATTTGAGCCGTAGGATCATTATCGTATTTGGGATGACCAACAGCGCCAAATAATACGGCATCCGAATTCCGCATGGTTTCCAGAGCGTCATCGGTCAGTGGGCTACCCATTGCCTCGATCGATAAATGGCCGATCAACACTTCGTCGTATGTAAACTCATGACCGAATTTAGCGGCAATTTTCTCGACTACTTTTTTGCCAACTGCGGTTACTTCCTGTCCGATCCCATCGCCGGGAGCAATTACTATATGTTTTTGGGCCATTGTCTTTGTTAATCAATAAAATAGAACACAATACGGTAGCCCTTCCCTCTCTAACAGGCTCATCGCGAAACCTGTAAGAGTGGGAAAATCACTACTAATAATGGATTTGTTTTAGGGTTTTATTTTCTGATCAAGCCGAAACATCAGCCCGTTTTTCGTAGCCAGCAAAATCAAGATTTTCGGTGATGCGGGTACCCTCCTGGGCTAATGTAGTCATGTATAACTCGATCCGGCTCTTCGCTGTATCCAGATCCGTATTATTGAGGTTGATATTCAACAAATCAATAAACCAGGGTGGTTTTACCTCGCTCAGAATGTACACATCCGCTATTTCGCGCGCAATGGGCAGCGTGGTAATTTTCGATGATTCATAGACATCTTTCGTATCGGCCTTCAGCAATTTATCGTACTCCTGGTCAAGCAATTTTTTATACAGAGCCTCCGAAAAAACTGCTCCTGCGCTGGTATCCGTTTCCGCATCAGCCTCGGTAATAATTGCTCCTTTATGAACCCATTCCCAGAGAATGCTCAAGCGGATTTCACCGGTAGCCATATCCTCCATAAGATACAGGATATCATCATTGCCAAAGAAATCGGCCGGTTTCAACGCAGCAGCCTGCATTCCCTGCCCGAAGGCATTTCCATACTGCAGCGCGACGCTCAGCAGGTTACGCGCCCCGCGAATATCGGTTGGCGCCGGTTCGATCAGAATTAGCCCATCGGCATCCTGCTGGGTGTAGGTAAGTCGTGGAAACTCACGTCCTAACTGATTGGCATCACCCACTTTCTCCCAAACAGGCCGTACAATATGCACCATTTTCCAGTGAGCCACCCATTTTCCGCTCGCTCCTTCCCGTTGTTCACGCTCAGCACCGGCGACGGCTTTTTTCATACTGGCCGACACCCCTTCTTCAGAACCCACGGGTATGTTAGGTTCCATCCCACCCTGCCAAAGGGCAAAATTGCCATTGATATCGGGCGTATTGACGGTCCGCCGGACGCGATCTTCGTAATTACGCATGTAGCCATACGTCATGGTAATGGCTTCAATGTTGGGATTGACGAAGTCTGTATCCCAGGCCATTGCATCGGAAACGCTGTTGATGTAGTCCCAACGGCCTGTATTATAGCCCACGAAATGTTTGCCAAGGGCCGCCCGAATTTCCATCAACTGGTGGGTTGCTTCGAGTTGTTCGACCAGCACATACACTTTAATCGTGCCCGCTTCCAGACCAAGATGACCCTCAAGCGCATTAAGTAAACTGCTCCATACACCAGCTTCTTCGGCCGTCTGAATTTTGGGCAGGTACAACACAATGGACGATCTGTTTTTTTGCAGTTCTTTATAGTTGTTCACGACATAAAGCGTCGGATCAACAATGGAAGCTGCCATGGCCACCCCATCGGCATCCCGAATATGCCGGTCGTCGAGGTGAAGACCGCGGGCCCGAAAGATCTTGGTCGTGAAGTTGAGCTGCGATTCCCAGTCCGTGACAATTTCACGCCCTAAAAACGACTTCGACCAGCGGTTCATTTCTTCAGCCACCTTCGCGGCTACTTTCAGAAACACCGGATCTTTATGAATGGCCAGTTTCAGATTCCGCTGATTATCGAGCGACATGGTCGAAATCTGCCCCAGGGCATCCTCGCCATCAAACATCCAGCCATCGGCCCCAGACAGCAACGCATAGGCTACGTTACGAATGCTACTTTCGACGGGTGTATTGGGTTTAGCTGCGGGTCCTGTGCCCTGAATCCATTGCCGCTGCAAATCGACAGGGATGACAGAGCCTTCAAATTTTCCATCGCGCGCATCCTGAACCTTTATGTCTGTTCCCGGGATTGTGCTTTCCGGGTCCAGAAAAGTGATCCTTGTTTTATTTTGCTGACGTGCTGCCCGGCGCTGCATGCGGGTAGCCATGACCTCTTTAATTCGTTTGTTAAAGTGGGCCAATGCCGAAAGTGTCGAAAGTGCTTCGGGGGTATAAATGTCAGGATAAGCCTCTTTCAGGTTGTCGCGGATTATAAAATCGTTGTAGCTCATTCTATCTGAATTAGAAAGTTCGCAAAATGTGATTGATGGTTAAAAATGAACAAGTAGGACTATTCTTCCAGGAAGTTCAAATCCTTGCCAAATGTCTCCTCCATTTTCCAGAGGCCAAGAAACGCAATTGTAATCGTTATGAATCCTAAAAGTCCTGCTCCTGACACCAAACCGAGGTGATCTTTGAAGAGGAGAAATAAAGGCGTCATGATATTTATACTCCCTCTAACAAAATTGGGAACTGTTGTTGCAACCGTAGCCCGCAGGTTCGTACCAAATTGTTCGGCCGCAATCGTGACGAATAAAGCCCAGTAGCCAACCCCAAAACCTAGGCAGGAACATACGGCATAGAACATAACTGCCGAATGCAACGGCACAAATAAATACACCGTTATCAGCACGGCGGTCAGGACCAGAAAGAGAAACAAAATCTTTTTCCGGCTGCCAACGTATTGACTAAGAATGCCGCTGGACAAATCGCCGATGGCTAAACCAATGTATTCCCACATGACCGCTTTACCCGCTACAATGGGCACATCGACGTTTAAAGCTTTTCCAAATTCAGGCGAGAAAGTCATCAGGATACCCGCAACGAACCAGACGGGTAAGCCAATAAGAATGCAACGGAGGTATTTAAAAAACTGTTTTTGTGACGAAAATAAATGAAGGAAATTTCCGCGGGAAACCGATTGTTCCTTCACTTTCGTAAAAATACCGGACTCAAAAACGCTGACCCGCATCACCAGCAATAACAATCCAAGCCCCCCTCCGATGAAATAAGCATTCCGCCAGGCAAATTGTTCGGCAATAAAATAAGCCAATACGGCTCCCAAAAGCCCCACAGATGCCACCAATGATGTGCCGTATCCCCGAATTTCTTTGGGCAACACCTCCGCTACCAATGTAATACCAGCGCCTAGCTCGCCCGCCAAACCAATGCCAGCCACCAGCCGCAGTATTGCATATTGATCGACCGACGTAACAAATCCATTGGCAATATTGGCCAGCGAGTAAATTAAAATTGACCCGAACAATACAGAGAGTCGCCCCCGTTTATCGCCCAAAATTCCCCACAGAATGCCCCCAATGAGCAGTCCGCCCATTTGCATGTTGATCAGATAAATCCCTTGCGTTAGCATATCGGCATCCGAAACGCCTAAGTCTTTAAGACTCTGGACCCGGACAATGCTAAACAAAAGCAGGTCGTATATATCCACGAAATAGCCCAGGGCGGCAACGATAACCGGAATCTGAAATAACAGGCGTAAGGTCGACGGTTTAGGGATCAATTTTACTTTTTGCGGATTGTCTTCGTAGATGGGCTCAATCATGGTGATTTTCTCGTTTAAACGCGTTTGTTTAGTTGATTCCCCCAAAGCACAGGTATTTGATCTCCATGAAGTAGTCCATCCCATATTTGGAGCCTTCACGACCTACACCCGATTCTTTGATGCCTCCAAAAGGAGCCACTTCGGTTGAGATCATTCCTTCATTGATGCCCACCATGCCATAATCCAAAGCCTCGGCAACCCGCCAGCAACGCGCAATGTCTTTGCTATAGAAATACGCGGCCAGACCATATGGCGTATCATTCGCCAGCTGGATGACTTCCTGCTCGGAGGTAAATCGGGCAACGGGCGCTACCGGTCCGAAGACTTCTTCGCGGGCAATGATCATATCGGGCGTTATGTCGGTCAATACCGTCGGCTGGAAAAACAACCCGTCCATTTCTTTGCCGCCCACAATGACTTTCGCTCCTTTCGAAAGTGCATCTTCCAGATGGTGTTTGACTTTGTTTAAGCCTTTTTCGTTGATCAACGGTCCCATTTGGGCATCCGTATCCAGGCCATTTCCGACGCGGAGAGCAGCTACCGCCTTCGAAAGTTTCTCAACAAATTCATCGTAAACCGCATCTTGCACATACAGCCGATTGACGCATACGCAGGTCTGGCCATTGTTCCGGAATTTGGAAGCCATTGCGCCGACGACTGCGGCATCGATATCGGCATCGTTGAAAACAATAAACGGAGCATTCCCGCCCAACTCAAGCGATATTTTCTTCAGATTCGACGCGCACTGGCTCATCAGGAGCTTGCCAATGGCCGTAGAACCCGTAAATGATAATTTACGTACGTTCCGATTTTCGCATAGTTCCAGACCGACTTCCGCATTTTTGGACGTCGTAACGGTATTGTAAACGCCCGGTGGGAAACCGGCTTTTTCGGCCAGATACGAAATGGCAAGTGCGGTAAGGGGTGTTTCGGACGGTGGTTTTACAACCACAGGACTACCGGCTGCCAGCGCCGGGCCTACTTTCCGGGTTATCATGGCCAGTGGAAAATTCCAGGGCGTAATGGCCGCGACGACACCAATGGACTGTTTGATGACAACCAGCCGCTTGTCTCTCGTATTGGCCGGGATAACGTCCCCGTATGTACGTTTCGCTTCTTCGGCAAACCACTCGATGAATGAGGCCCCGTAATCGACCTCACCCCGGCTCTCGGCTAATACCTTTCCACATTCCATCGTCATCAGCCTCGCCAGTTCGTCTTTATTCTCCAGAATCAGCGCAAACCATTTTTTTAGCAGGTTCGACCGTTCTTTGGCCGTCAGATCCCGATAAGCAGGCCAGGCGGCATGGGCAGCGTCGATAGCCGCCCGTACATCAGCACTGCCCATGTCGGTTACGGTGGCCAATACCGAACCAGTTGCGGGATTGATTACATCAAAAGTTTCTCCGCTGGCGGCCTGGACCCATGTTCCGTTTACGTACGACTGTGTTCTGATCAGCGAATTGGTTTCCATAAGGCCGGGCGATGGGCTGGTTGAGTTCATCATTAGAAAGTGATTATCTGGCGAATAGCGTCACCTTTTGCCAGGCGTTCAAACCCCTCGTTTACATCATCTAAGCCTAGCTTATGCGTCATCAGTTTGTCGACCGGAAGACGGCCGGACTGGTACAGCGCGATATAGGCGGGAATATCCCGAACGGGCACACAACTACCAATGTATGAACCCTGTAATGTCCGTTCATCGGCCACCAGTTTCGTTGGCGAGAACTGCATCATTTTGCTGGGGTGTGGTAATCCAGCCGTAACGGTTTTACCACCCCGGCCCGTAGCATTATAGGTAAACTCCAGCGCCTGAACGACTCCTGCAAACTCAAAACCGACATCTACCCCACCGCGTGTAAGGTCTTTCACCTGCTCTACAGCATCCGGCTGTGAAGAATCTATCGCTTCATGTGCGCCTAGCTCAAGCGCTTTTGCAAGCTTTTCTTTATTAACGTCGGCGACAATTACTTTACTGGCACCTCCGGCAAGCGCACCCAATAAGGCAGCAAAGCCAACACCACCCAAACCGGTAATCAGCACGGTTTGGCCAAGCGTTAATTTAGCCGTATTAATCACGGCACCTACGCCGGTCATGATGGCGCAACCAAACAGGGCGGCAATATCAAACGGCAGTGTCGGATCTATTTTTACAACTGATTTGCGGGATACGACCGTGTACTCGGCAAAACCAGACACACCCATATGATGGTGAATGGGCTGTTGCTGCTGGTCCTGAAGGCGGAAGCCGCCCCCTAATAATTCGCCCTTGTTATTGGCAACAAGCCCATTTTCGCACAGGGCAGGTCGTCCGGTCATACAGGGCATGCAATGGTTGCAGATCGGCAAAAAGGAGAATACGACGTGATCGCCAACGGCAATATCGTGTATATCCGGACCCAGCTCGACAACCTCACCAGCGGCTTCGTGTCCCAGTACCATCGGCATCTGGCGTGGTCGATTGCCATCAATTACCGATAAATCGGAATGGCAAAGCCCGGCTGCTTTAATTTTTATGAGAAGTTCACCACTCCGGGGCGACTCTAATTCTACCTCTTCAATTGTCAGCGGGTTGCTGTTCGTATAGGGACGTTCTTTCCCCATTTCATGTAAAACGGCTGCTCTTATCTTCATAGTAGGGTTATCGATTCACGTTATGCCTTCCTTTCTAAGCGCAGAAGGACAAACCATTACTTACCATTAGTCAAAAACTCCTCAATGTTGCGTCCAACTTTCTCCATCAACATGGTTCGGGCTTCTATACTCGCCCAGGTAACGTGTGGGCTTAACGCCAGTCTGGCTTTATTTTTTACGTGCAACAGCGGATTGGCTGGCGAAATAGGTTCCTGGGTAAAAACATCGATACCTGCCCCTGCCAGTAATTCTTCGTCCAGTGCCCGCGCTAAATCGGCTTCATTGACAATTCCTCCCCGACCAACATTGATCAGAATGGCCGTTTTTTTCAAGCGTTTTAACCGATCGTAATTAATCAGATTCGCCGTGTACTCATTGAGTGGAGCATGAATAGACACCACATCTGAAGTTGTTAAAAATTCATCCAGGTCAAGGCGCTGGTAAGGCTGTTGGGTATTTTGACCAGAGGTTGAATAGTACACGACTTCGGCTCCAAACGCATCGGCTACTTTGGCTACCTGCCTGCCAATGGCGCCCAGACCGATGATGCCGAATCGTTTGCCGTTCAACTCCCAGAATCCGTTGCCAAAATGAGTGAATATATCGGTCTTCGAGTACGATCCATCTTTTACGTACTGATCGAAATAAGGAATATTTACCAGCAGGTGAAACAACAGCGCGAAGGTGCCCTGTGTAACACTCTGTGTCGAATAATCCGAGGCATTTTTTACCGGAATGCCTCGTTTTTCGGCGGCTACTTTATCAACATTATTTGTGCCGGTAGCCACCACACAAATCAACTTCAGTGCACTTGCCTGCTCAATGATAGCACGATCTAAAACGACTTTATTGACTAGTACGATATCGGCATTTTCGATCCGCTCCTGAGTTTGGTCGGGTCGGGTAGTCTGATAATACGTGACCTCGCCATACTTCTCCAACAACCCAAGATTTGGAATGTCGCCCATCGTTTTAACATCCAGAAAGACTAATTTCATCGGTAGAACTAACTTAAGAGAAT comes from Spirosoma aureum and encodes:
- a CDS encoding sensor histidine kinase codes for the protein MTHDLHLHPPNPLLESVFQNSLNGILLCQAIRNENDQISDFRVLRCNERAAALSGFTQEQLLTYSMLALDPDGNCGVIFDNYKQVVESGLPMHIEHHFAAADSWVAQSLARFEDCVLASWTDINDRKKAELAQKHETTLLQAILDNTQTGIAVMQSVRDEANKIIDFRFTHLNADAERITQRSKESLIGELYSLAWPGARINGVLDWHIRVAETNEPARINGVNLPVGEYNGWYNIRIRPFGDGVIATFIDVTALKRAELANQRQADLLRSVLDGSSNAIIAFSAVRDETTGKIVDFRYVAQNEANRQNPGRTDEEVIGRTMLGYFPHVIETGLFDRYVQVIETGEPTRFEQEYNYDQLKGWYELSVIKWDDGIVLTLVNITESKTHQQQLEQTNRDLQTANDNLRQFAYVANHDLQEPLRKIMAFGDILHNQFSHQLTEYGQDIVSRMQSAAGRMSSLIKDVLAYSRISTHRAPFQTVLLEQLFAEVRSEYELALHEAGAILTVGPLPAVRGDFAQMHLLFSNLIANAIKFRVLEKTLVIDVSCESVSGEAAPAELNSTQTYYRVRITDNGIGFEDKYAEQIFQVFQRLHNRQQYDGTGVGLAICRRVVENHRGAITAYGHLGKGAAFEVYLPV
- a CDS encoding MFS transporter, encoding MIEPIYEDNPQKVKLIPKPSTLRLLFQIPVIVAALGYFVDIYDLLLFSIVRVQSLKDLGVSDADMLTQGIYLINMQMGGLLIGGILWGILGDKRGRLSVLFGSILIYSLANIANGFVTSVDQYAILRLVAGIGLAGELGAGITLVAEVLPKEIRGYGTSLVASVGLLGAVLAYFIAEQFAWRNAYFIGGGLGLLLLVMRVSVFESGIFTKVKEQSVSRGNFLHLFSSQKQFFKYLRCILIGLPVWFVAGILMTFSPEFGKALNVDVPIVAGKAVMWEYIGLAIGDLSSGILSQYVGSRKKILFLFLVLTAVLITVYLFVPLHSAVMFYAVCSCLGFGVGYWALFVTIAAEQFGTNLRATVATTVPNFVRGSINIMTPLFLLFKDHLGLVSGAGLLGFITITIAFLGLWKMEETFGKDLNFLEE
- the leuB gene encoding 3-isopropylmalate dehydrogenase, giving the protein MAQKHIVIAPGDGIGQEVTAVGKKVVEKIAAKFGHEFTYDEVLIGHLSIEAMGSPLTDDALETMRNSDAVLFGAVGHPKYDNDPTAQMRPEQGLFRMRKELGLYANLRPIKLFDELLGASSIKPEVLKGADILFFRELTGDVYFGEKGRKNNGNTAYDMAEYSRYEVERIARKAFEAARTRRKKLCSADKANVMETGRLWREVVQKMSLDYPDIEVEHQYADATAMLLIKDPRRFDVIVTANLFGDILTDEASQIAGSMGMLASASIGDGTGVYEPIHGSAHDITGKGVANPIASILSAALLLDISFGMKEESEMVIKAVDNLLKAGYRTRDIADSQTSSDKILGTEAIGKLVLTTLDDL
- a CDS encoding NAD-dependent succinate-semialdehyde dehydrogenase, which produces MMNSTSPSPGLMETNSLIRTQSYVNGTWVQAASGETFDVINPATGSVLATVTDMGSADVRAAIDAAHAAWPAYRDLTAKERSNLLKKWFALILENKDELARLMTMECGKVLAESRGEVDYGASFIEWFAEEAKRTYGDVIPANTRDKRLVVIKQSIGVVAAITPWNFPLAMITRKVGPALAAGSPVVVKPPSETPLTALAISYLAEKAGFPPGVYNTVTTSKNAEVGLELCENRNVRKLSFTGSTAIGKLLMSQCASNLKKISLELGGNAPFIVFNDADIDAAVVGAMASKFRNNGQTCVCVNRLYVQDAVYDEFVEKLSKAVAALRVGNGLDTDAQMGPLINEKGLNKVKHHLEDALSKGAKVIVGGKEMDGLFFQPTVLTDITPDMIIAREEVFGPVAPVARFTSEQEVIQLANDTPYGLAAYFYSKDIARCWRVAEALDYGMVGINEGMISTEVAPFGGIKESGVGREGSKYGMDYFMEIKYLCFGGIN
- a CDS encoding D-2-hydroxyacid dehydrogenase — its product is MKLVFLDVKTMGDIPNLGLLEKYGEVTYYQTTRPDQTQERIENADIVLVNKVVLDRAIIEQASALKLICVVATGTNNVDKVAAEKRGIPVKNASDYSTQSVTQGTFALLFHLLVNIPYFDQYVKDGSYSKTDIFTHFGNGFWELNGKRFGIIGLGAIGRQVAKVADAFGAEVVYYSTSGQNTQQPYQRLDLDEFLTTSDVVSIHAPLNEYTANLINYDRLKRLKKTAILINVGRGGIVNEADLARALDEELLAGAGIDVFTQEPISPANPLLHVKNKARLALSPHVTWASIEARTMLMEKVGRNIEEFLTNGK
- a CDS encoding aldolase/citrate lyase/malate synthase family protein, which produces MSYNDFIIRDNLKEAYPDIYTPEALSTLSALAHFNKRIKEVMATRMQRRAARQQNKTRITFLDPESTIPGTDIKVQDARDGKFEGSVIPVDLQRQWIQGTGPAAKPNTPVESSIRNVAYALLSGADGWMFDGEDALGQISTMSLDNQRNLKLAIHKDPVFLKVAAKVAEEMNRWSKSFLGREIVTDWESQLNFTTKIFRARGLHLDDRHIRDADGVAMAASIVDPTLYVVNNYKELQKNRSSIVLYLPKIQTAEEAGVWSSLLNALEGHLGLEAGTIKVYVLVEQLEATHQLMEIRAALGKHFVGYNTGRWDYINSVSDAMAWDTDFVNPNIEAITMTYGYMRNYEDRVRRTVNTPDINGNFALWQGGMEPNIPVGSEEGVSASMKKAVAGAEREQREGASGKWVAHWKMVHIVRPVWEKVGDANQLGREFPRLTYTQQDADGLILIEPAPTDIRGARNLLSVALQYGNAFGQGMQAAALKPADFFGNDDILYLMEDMATGEIRLSILWEWVHKGAIITEADAETDTSAGAVFSEALYKKLLDQEYDKLLKADTKDVYESSKITTLPIAREIADVYILSEVKPPWFIDLLNINLNNTDLDTAKSRIELYMTTLAQEGTRITENLDFAGYEKRADVSA
- a CDS encoding zinc-dependent alcohol dehydrogenase family protein; translation: MKIRAAVLHEMGKERPYTNSNPLTIEEVELESPRSGELLIKIKAAGLCHSDLSVIDGNRPRQMPMVLGHEAAGEVVELGPDIHDIAVGDHVVFSFLPICNHCMPCMTGRPALCENGLVANNKGELLGGGFRLQDQQQQPIHHHMGVSGFAEYTVVSRKSVVKIDPTLPFDIAALFGCAIMTGVGAVINTAKLTLGQTVLITGLGGVGFAALLGALAGGASKVIVADVNKEKLAKALELGAHEAIDSSQPDAVEQVKDLTRGGVDVGFEFAGVVQALEFTYNATGRGGKTVTAGLPHPSKMMQFSPTKLVADERTLQGSYIGSCVPVRDIPAYIALYQSGRLPVDKLMTHKLGLDDVNEGFERLAKGDAIRQIITF